From one Takifugu rubripes chromosome 14, fTakRub1.2, whole genome shotgun sequence genomic stretch:
- the sil1 gene encoding nucleotide exchange factor SIL1 — MTKLIFSCINLTVLLLLHYCESNVEQRASATKSPLTSLVVVENVDGVEAGSDEQEQSSVPDSEGHLEVVQPSDVWQTLKPGQAVPAGSHVKLNLQTGQQEVRLGEEQLKYWTQDHREREKTYVFSPNELKRAMKKIKEDMKMADKDTEKRGSMTTKFHSLEELKKDIAQLDLLVETDFQIIKRLLEQLNSSLSTTEQKLHILHELEYLVHQVDNGQTLCTLGGFQLILKCLNSSDVKLQESSASVLGSALASNPVVQVRAVESGALQTLLTLLATTHPQQVKKKVLFALASLLRHFPYAQSHFLSHGGLQVLSELFRADEGGVLRTRIVTMLYDMISEKELISQAEQKTVHDPSHDKLVRQYAEVSLKGDLLENGWCSLVPQQLKSSEHDYREKTLRALLVMAPVCLDQYRSDDFLLESLISLGDHYHGMVQAERIMGEDDGYFSEIVELIDALEVQIKR, encoded by the exons ATGACGAAGCTAATATTCAGCTGTATAAACCTGACcgttcttctgctgctgcactaCTGTGAGAGCAATGTAGAACAG agggCCTCAGCCACCAAAAGTCCACTGACCTCATTAGTAGTGGTGGAGAATGTAGATGGTGTCGAAGCAGGCAGTGATGAACAAGAACAATCCAGTGTTCCTGATAGTGAAGGACATTTAGAAGTGGTCCAACCAAGTGATGTTTGGCAAACACTTAAACCAG GCCAGGCAGTGCCAGCAGGTTCCCATGTTAAGCTGAATCTGCAGACTGGTCAGCAGGAGGTGAGACTGGGAGAAGAGCAGCTGAAATACTGGACACAAGATCACAG ggaaagagagaagacATATGTATTTAGTCCCAATGAACTGAAAAGAgcaatgaagaaaataaaagaggacATGAAGATGGCCGACAAAGATACAGAGAAACGG GGTAGCATGACTACGAAATTTCATTCATTGGAAGAGTTAAAGAAAGACATCGCTCAGCTGGATCTATTGGTGGAGACAGATTTTCAG ATAATAAAAcgcctgctggagcagctgaacaGCAGTCTGTCAACTACAGAGCAGAAGCTCCACATCCTGCATGAGCTTGAGTACCTGGTCCATCAA gTGGACAATGGTCAGACCTTGTGTACATTGGGAGGTTTCCAGTTAATTCTAAAGTGTCTGAACAGCTCTGATGTCAAACTACAGGAAAGTTCTGCATCTGTCTTGGGATCTGCCTTAGCCAG TAACCCTGTGGTTCAGGTGAGGGCTGTGGAGAGTGGAGCTTTGCAGACATTGTTAACTCTGCTGGCCACTACCCACCCACAGCAAGTTAAAAAGAAG GTTCTTTTTGCTTTAGCATCTCTGCTACGTCATTTCCCGTATGCACAgagtcatttcctgtcacatggaGGGCTTCAAGTCCTATCAGAATTATTTAGGGCAGATGAAGGTGGAGTTCTGCGTACACGCATTGTCACTATGTTGTATGACATGATAAGTGAAAAG GAACTGATTTCCCAGGCTGAACAGAAAACTGTGCATGACCCGTCTCATGACAAACTTGTCCGTCAGTATGCTGAGGTGTCCTTAAAGGGAGATCTGCTGGAAAATGGCTGGTGCAGTTTGGTCCCACAGCAACTAAAGTCTTCTGAACATGACTACAGAGAGAAG ACTCTGCGGGCTTTGTTAGTGATGGCTCCTGTATGCTTGGACCAGTACCGGTCTGATGACTTTCTGCTGGAGTCCCTGATATCTCTTGGAGACCATTACCATGGAATGGTGCAGGCAGAAAGGATAATGGGAGAAGATGATGGCTATTTCTCAGAGATTGTTGAACTTATAGATGCCCTAGAAGTCCAAATAAAGCGATGA
- the spdl1 gene encoding protein Spindly isoform X2 — translation MAEEQLQRLRAQLKEREEQVHKAAQAGLDLLNQQVELQDKLEEQRVEMTSALEALEQEKYSLQKELELKTRMLQSLESDFDYMKKQQMQDAQERQQHREQLHSTALSELNNQILRLQSSLEESKLNEKQLKHKLKTQTETLNNKLEELRALNERTGSSMTSEMMEVQIKIIDLENAKVELEQKLQECQYSEQQLEQTKSNLQLCLEHITEEKEKREKEAVSWFNAFEKSREANRDLQIQLDQVLQQAQDPNSKGNSLFAELEDKRAEMERQFISMKVQYQSLQKQQDFSKQQLQRMKVQIATLMQLQGSRADSAQVERLQSMLSEKNGEIQNLMVKLQRLEKVELTLKVQSAKPTPETGDGLDYTYYTDLLKMKLDNAVKDTERLGDELSLQRMKSLSESQRALELERKLFSSERLLQQAQSDKMKLQLRVEELQHKYEPKESKRNLTQKRKKVKLPVDVAPSSKEPLKRFEQVLSVEMEETNTKTTDTEVQCVPKTEILSSTQVSESGLRPSKCVKTNTDVPVEIPNPRSPVNDCKEKQERKEKVEMIHVGSVSTMENECAQQ, via the exons ATggcagaagagcagctgcagcggtTGAGGGCACAGctcaaagagagggaggagcaggTCCATAAGGCTGCCCAAGCAGGTTTAGATCTGCTAAACCAGCAGGTGGAACTACAGGACAAGCTAGAAGAACAAAGGGTGGAGATGACCAGTGCACTAGAG GCTCTAGAACAAGAAAAGTATTCCTTGCAAAAGGAACTGGAGTTAAAGACTCGAATGTTGCAGTCTCTAGAGTCAGACTTTGATTATatgaagaagcagcagatgcaggatGCTCAAGAACGACAGCAGCATCGAGAGCAGCTCCACAGCACAGCGCTCAGTGAGCTCAACAACCAG ATTTTGAGGCTGCAGTCGTCTCTGGAGGAATCCAAGCTGAATGAGAAACAGCTAAAACACAAGCTTAAAACTCAGACAGAAACACTAAATAACAAGTTGGAAGAGCTTCGTGCTCTGAATGAACGAACTGGGAGCTCCATGACgtctgagatgatggaggtgcAAATAAAAATCATCGACCTGGAAAATGCCAAG GTGGAGTTGGAACAGAAACTACAGGAATGTCAATacagtgagcagcagctggaacagaCCAAGAGCAacctccagctgtgcctggAACACATCActgaagaaaaggagaagagggagaaagaggctgTGTCCTGGTTCAATGCCTTCGAG AAATCTCGGGAGGCAAACCGGGACCTTCAAATCCAGTTAGACCAGGTATTGCAGCAGGCCCAAGACCCCAACAGCAAAGGGAACTCCTTATTTGCAGAG TTGGAGGACAAGCGGGCAGAAATGGAGAGACAATTCATTAGTATGAAGGTCCAGTATCAATCACTGCAGAAGCAGCAAGATTTCAGCAAGCAGCAACTACAACGCATGAAG GTCCAGATAGCCACTCTGATGCAGCTCCAGGGATCCAGGGCTGATTCTGCACAGGTGGAAAGACTCCAGTCCATGCTGTCggagaaaaatggagaaattcaAAATCTAATGGTCAAACTGCAGAGACTAGAGAAAGTGGAG CTGACTTTAAAGGTTCAGTCTGCCAAACCTACACCAGAAACTGGTGATGGCCTTGATTACACTTACTACACTGACCTGCTCAAAATGAAGCTGGATAATGCTGT CAAGGATACAGAGCGTTTAGGAGATGAACTTTCATTACAGAGGATGAAATCGTTATCAGAAAGCCAAAGAGCTTTGGAACTTGAGAGAAAACTCTTCTCATCAGAACGGCTGCTCCAACAG GCTCAAAGTGATAAGATGAAACTGCAGTTACGTGTAGAGGAGCTCCAGCACAAATATGAGCCAAAAG AGTCCAAAAGGAATCTGActcagaagagaaaaaaagtgaaGCTCCCTGTTGATGTTGCGCCATCTTCCAAGGAGCCGCTTAAGAGGTTTGAGCAGGTTCTTTCTgtggagatggaggaaacaAATACAAAGACTACGGACACGGAGGTGCAATGTGTTCCGAAGACTGAAATACTGAGCTCCACCCAAG TTTCTGAATCTGGCTTACGTCCTTCCAAGTGCGTAAAGACCAATACAGATGTGCCTGTTGAGATTCCCAATCCCAG GTCTCCTGTAAATGACTGTAAAGAGAAgcaagaaaggaaggaaaaagtggAGATGATCCATGTGGGCTCAGTCAGCACTATGGAGAACGAGTGTGCTCAGCAGTAA
- the spdl1 gene encoding protein Spindly isoform X1: MAEEQLQRLRAQLKEREEQVHKAAQAGLDLLNQQVELQDKLEEQRVEMTSALEALEQEKYSLQKELELKTRMLQSLESDFDYMKKQQMQDAQERQQHREQLHSTALSELNNQILRLQSSLEESKLNEKQLKHKLKTQTETLNNKLEELRALNERTGSSMTSEMMEVQIKIIDLENAKVELEQKLQECQYSEQQLEQTKSNLQLCLEHITEEKEKREKEAVSWFNAFEKSREANRDLQIQLDQVLQQAQDPNSKGNSLFAELEDKRAEMERQFISMKVQYQSLQKQQDFSKQQLQRMKVQIATLMQLQGSRADSAQVERLQSMLSEKNGEIQNLMVKLQRLEKVELTLKVQSAKPTPETGDGLDYTYYTDLLKMKLDNAVKDTERLGDELSLQRMKSLSESQRALELERKLFSSERLLQQAQSDKMKLQLRVEELQHKYEPKESKRNLTQKRKKVKLPVDVAPSSKEPLKRFEQVLSVEMEETNTKTTDTEVQCVPKTEILSSTQVSLPVSESGLRPSKCVKTNTDVPVEIPNPRSPVNDCKEKQERKEKVEMIHVGSVSTMENECAQQ, from the exons ATggcagaagagcagctgcagcggtTGAGGGCACAGctcaaagagagggaggagcaggTCCATAAGGCTGCCCAAGCAGGTTTAGATCTGCTAAACCAGCAGGTGGAACTACAGGACAAGCTAGAAGAACAAAGGGTGGAGATGACCAGTGCACTAGAG GCTCTAGAACAAGAAAAGTATTCCTTGCAAAAGGAACTGGAGTTAAAGACTCGAATGTTGCAGTCTCTAGAGTCAGACTTTGATTATatgaagaagcagcagatgcaggatGCTCAAGAACGACAGCAGCATCGAGAGCAGCTCCACAGCACAGCGCTCAGTGAGCTCAACAACCAG ATTTTGAGGCTGCAGTCGTCTCTGGAGGAATCCAAGCTGAATGAGAAACAGCTAAAACACAAGCTTAAAACTCAGACAGAAACACTAAATAACAAGTTGGAAGAGCTTCGTGCTCTGAATGAACGAACTGGGAGCTCCATGACgtctgagatgatggaggtgcAAATAAAAATCATCGACCTGGAAAATGCCAAG GTGGAGTTGGAACAGAAACTACAGGAATGTCAATacagtgagcagcagctggaacagaCCAAGAGCAacctccagctgtgcctggAACACATCActgaagaaaaggagaagagggagaaagaggctgTGTCCTGGTTCAATGCCTTCGAG AAATCTCGGGAGGCAAACCGGGACCTTCAAATCCAGTTAGACCAGGTATTGCAGCAGGCCCAAGACCCCAACAGCAAAGGGAACTCCTTATTTGCAGAG TTGGAGGACAAGCGGGCAGAAATGGAGAGACAATTCATTAGTATGAAGGTCCAGTATCAATCACTGCAGAAGCAGCAAGATTTCAGCAAGCAGCAACTACAACGCATGAAG GTCCAGATAGCCACTCTGATGCAGCTCCAGGGATCCAGGGCTGATTCTGCACAGGTGGAAAGACTCCAGTCCATGCTGTCggagaaaaatggagaaattcaAAATCTAATGGTCAAACTGCAGAGACTAGAGAAAGTGGAG CTGACTTTAAAGGTTCAGTCTGCCAAACCTACACCAGAAACTGGTGATGGCCTTGATTACACTTACTACACTGACCTGCTCAAAATGAAGCTGGATAATGCTGT CAAGGATACAGAGCGTTTAGGAGATGAACTTTCATTACAGAGGATGAAATCGTTATCAGAAAGCCAAAGAGCTTTGGAACTTGAGAGAAAACTCTTCTCATCAGAACGGCTGCTCCAACAG GCTCAAAGTGATAAGATGAAACTGCAGTTACGTGTAGAGGAGCTCCAGCACAAATATGAGCCAAAAG AGTCCAAAAGGAATCTGActcagaagagaaaaaaagtgaaGCTCCCTGTTGATGTTGCGCCATCTTCCAAGGAGCCGCTTAAGAGGTTTGAGCAGGTTCTTTCTgtggagatggaggaaacaAATACAAAGACTACGGACACGGAGGTGCAATGTGTTCCGAAGACTGAAATACTGAGCTCCACCCAAG TTTCTCTTCCAGTTTCTGAATCTGGCTTACGTCCTTCCAAGTGCGTAAAGACCAATACAGATGTGCCTGTTGAGATTCCCAATCCCAG GTCTCCTGTAAATGACTGTAAAGAGAAgcaagaaaggaaggaaaaagtggAGATGATCCATGTGGGCTCAGTCAGCACTATGGAGAACGAGTGTGCTCAGCAGTAA